One stretch of Prunus persica cultivar Lovell chromosome G1, Prunus_persica_NCBIv2, whole genome shotgun sequence DNA includes these proteins:
- the LOC18788595 gene encoding long chain acyl-CoA synthetase 6, peroxisomal isoform X1 — MDSTPAERRLQAIHGHLTTAAADSESPLRPNLTAGEFVSEQGYSVVLPEKLQTGKWNVYRSARSPLKLVSRFPDHPEIGTLHDNFVHAVDTFRDYKYLGTRIRVDGTVGEYKWMTYGEASTARSAIGSGLIYHGIPKGAGIGLYFINRPEWLIVDHACSAYSYISVPLYDTLGPDAVKYIVNHAVVQVIFCVPETLNSLLSFLADIPTVRLIVVVGGIDDQIPSLPSSTGVKVVTYSKLLSQGNSSLQPFFPPEPEDVATICYTSGTTGTPKGAVLTHGNLIANVSGATMAIKFYPSDVYISYLPLAHIYERANQVMTVYFGVAVGFFQGDSLKLMDDMAALRPTIFCSVPRLYNRIYAGIINAVKTSGVLRERLFNAAYNAKKQALLSGKNPSPMWDRLVFNKIKAKLGGRVRFMASGASPLSPDVMEFLKICFGGEVSEGYGMTETSCVISSVDGGDNLYGHVGSPNPACEIKLVDVPEMNYMSEDQPYPRGEICVRGPIIFQGYHKDEVQTREVIDEDGWLHTGDIGLWSPGGRLKIIDRKKNIFKLAQGEYIAPEKIENVYAKCKFVAQCFVHGDSLNSSLVAIVSVDPDVLKAWADSEGIKYQDLGQLCNDPRARAAVLADMDAVGREAQLRGFEFVKAVTLVLEPFTIENGLLTPTFKIKRPQAKEYFAKEISTMYSELSTSNPAPSKL; from the exons ATGGATTCAACGCCAGCTGAACGTCGCCTTCAAGCCATTCACGGCCACCTCACCACCGCCGCTGCCGACTCTGAGTCTCCTCTCCGGCCAAACCTCACCGCCGGCGAGTTCGTTTCCG aGCAAGGGTACAGTGTGGTGCTTCCAGAGAAATTACAGACAGGAAAGTGGAATGTATACAG ATCTGCACGCTCCCCATTGAAGCTTGTTAGTAGATTCCCTGATCATCCTGAAATTGGTACACTGCATGATAATTTCGT GCACGCAGTTGATACTTTCCGAGATTACAAATATTTGGGAACACGAATTCGGGTTGATGGAACAGTTGGAGA ATACAAATGGATGACATATGGAGAAGCAAGTACTGCACGGTCAGCAATAGGTTCTGGCCTAATTTATCATGGAATACCAAAG GGTGCTGGCATTGGGTTGTATTTTATCAACAGACCTGAGTGGCTCATTGTTGATCATGCTTGCTCTGCATATTCGTACATATCAGTTCCTTTATATGACACTCTAG GTCCAGATGCTGTCAAGTACATTGTAAATCATGCTGTTGTACAAGTTATATTTTGTGTGCCTGAAACGTTGAATAGT TTGTTGAGCTTCTTGGCGGATATTCCAACTGTACGCTTGATTGTG GTGGTTGGCGGTATAGATGATCAAATACCATCACTTCCATCATCAACTGGAGTGAAGGTTGTAACATATTCAAAATTGCTTAGTCAG GGCAATAGTAGTCTTCAGCCTTTTTTCCCACCAGAACCAGAAGATGTTGCAACAATATGCTACACAAGTGGTACAACTGGCACCCCAAAG GGAGCTGTATTGACACATGGAAACTTGATTGCAAATGTTTCTGGGGCCACTATGGCTATCAAATTCTACCCGTCTGACGT GTACATATCGTATCTTCCTTTGGCGCATATTTATGAACGTGCTAACCAGGTCATGACAGTATATTTTGGGGTTGCTGTTGGATTCTTTCAAGGG GATAGTTTGAAGCTAATGGACGATATGGCTGCTCTAAGACCTACCATCTTCTGCAGTGTTCCTAGGCTGTATAACAGAATATATGCTGG AATTATAAATGCAGTAAAGACATCTGGTGTGCTGAGGGAGAGGCTATTTAATGCTGCTTACAATGCCAAGAAGCAAGCATTATTAAGTG GCAAAAATCCATCTCCCATGTGGGACAGATTGGTATTCAATAAGATAAAGGCTAAGCTAGGAGGACGGGTTCGTTTTATGGCATCAGGTGCTTCACCCTTGTCTCCTGATGTCATGGAATTTTTAAAGAT ATGCTTTGGTGGTGAAGTAAGTGAAGGATATGGAATGACAGAGACTTCTTGTGTTATTAGTTCTGTGGATGGGGGTGACAACCTATATGGCCATGTTGGCTCTCCTAATCCAGCTTGCG aaataaaacttGTTGATGTACCAGAGATGAACTACATGTCTGAGGATCAACCCTATCCTCGTGGTGAAATCTGTGTCAGGGGTCCTATTATTTTCCAAGGCTATCACAAAGATGAAGTGCAGAC GAGAGAAGTGATCGATGAAGATGGATGGCTTCATACTGGAGATATCGGGCTGTGGTCACCAGGAGGTCGTCTGAAAATCATTGATAG GAAGAAGAACATTTTCAAGTTGGCACAAGGAGAGTATATAGCTCCAGAGAAAATTGAGAATGTTTATGCCAAGTGCAAGTTTGTTGCCCAGTGCTTTGTCCATG GTGACAGCCTAAATTCTTCTTTGGTAGCAATTGTCTCAGTTGACCCAGATGTCTTGAAAGCGTGGGCTGATTCTGAAGGCATTAAG TATCAAGATTTAGGGCAACTGTGCAATGACCCTAGAGCAAGGGCAGCTGTATTGGCTGATATGGATGCTGTTGGCAGGGAAGCTCAG TTGAGAGGTTTTGAATTTGTGAAAGCTGTGACACTGGTGCTTGAACCATTCACGATAGAGAATGGTCTGCTCACTCCAACATTTAAG ATCAAGAGACCTCAAGCAAAGGAATACTTTGCAAAAGAGATATCAACTATGTATTCGGAGCTCTCGACTTCTAATCCCGCCCCTTCAAAACTTTAA
- the LOC18788595 gene encoding long chain acyl-CoA synthetase 6, peroxisomal isoform X2 has product MRMLSEYKNLLERYENEHRQLDKEQGYSVVLPEKLQTGKWNVYRSARSPLKLVSRFPDHPEIGTLHDNFVHAVDTFRDYKYLGTRIRVDGTVGEYKWMTYGEASTARSAIGSGLIYHGIPKGAGIGLYFINRPEWLIVDHACSAYSYISVPLYDTLGPDAVKYIVNHAVVQVIFCVPETLNSLLSFLADIPTVRLIVVVGGIDDQIPSLPSSTGVKVVTYSKLLSQGNSSLQPFFPPEPEDVATICYTSGTTGTPKGAVLTHGNLIANVSGATMAIKFYPSDVYISYLPLAHIYERANQVMTVYFGVAVGFFQGDSLKLMDDMAALRPTIFCSVPRLYNRIYAGIINAVKTSGVLRERLFNAAYNAKKQALLSGKNPSPMWDRLVFNKIKAKLGGRVRFMASGASPLSPDVMEFLKICFGGEVSEGYGMTETSCVISSVDGGDNLYGHVGSPNPACEIKLVDVPEMNYMSEDQPYPRGEICVRGPIIFQGYHKDEVQTREVIDEDGWLHTGDIGLWSPGGRLKIIDRKKNIFKLAQGEYIAPEKIENVYAKCKFVAQCFVHGDSLNSSLVAIVSVDPDVLKAWADSEGIKYQDLGQLCNDPRARAAVLADMDAVGREAQLRGFEFVKAVTLVLEPFTIENGLLTPTFKIKRPQAKEYFAKEISTMYSELSTSNPAPSKL; this is encoded by the exons ATGAGGATGCTTTCTGAATATAAGAACCTGCTAGAGCGTTATGAG AATGAACACAGACAGCTTGACAAAG aGCAAGGGTACAGTGTGGTGCTTCCAGAGAAATTACAGACAGGAAAGTGGAATGTATACAG ATCTGCACGCTCCCCATTGAAGCTTGTTAGTAGATTCCCTGATCATCCTGAAATTGGTACACTGCATGATAATTTCGT GCACGCAGTTGATACTTTCCGAGATTACAAATATTTGGGAACACGAATTCGGGTTGATGGAACAGTTGGAGA ATACAAATGGATGACATATGGAGAAGCAAGTACTGCACGGTCAGCAATAGGTTCTGGCCTAATTTATCATGGAATACCAAAG GGTGCTGGCATTGGGTTGTATTTTATCAACAGACCTGAGTGGCTCATTGTTGATCATGCTTGCTCTGCATATTCGTACATATCAGTTCCTTTATATGACACTCTAG GTCCAGATGCTGTCAAGTACATTGTAAATCATGCTGTTGTACAAGTTATATTTTGTGTGCCTGAAACGTTGAATAGT TTGTTGAGCTTCTTGGCGGATATTCCAACTGTACGCTTGATTGTG GTGGTTGGCGGTATAGATGATCAAATACCATCACTTCCATCATCAACTGGAGTGAAGGTTGTAACATATTCAAAATTGCTTAGTCAG GGCAATAGTAGTCTTCAGCCTTTTTTCCCACCAGAACCAGAAGATGTTGCAACAATATGCTACACAAGTGGTACAACTGGCACCCCAAAG GGAGCTGTATTGACACATGGAAACTTGATTGCAAATGTTTCTGGGGCCACTATGGCTATCAAATTCTACCCGTCTGACGT GTACATATCGTATCTTCCTTTGGCGCATATTTATGAACGTGCTAACCAGGTCATGACAGTATATTTTGGGGTTGCTGTTGGATTCTTTCAAGGG GATAGTTTGAAGCTAATGGACGATATGGCTGCTCTAAGACCTACCATCTTCTGCAGTGTTCCTAGGCTGTATAACAGAATATATGCTGG AATTATAAATGCAGTAAAGACATCTGGTGTGCTGAGGGAGAGGCTATTTAATGCTGCTTACAATGCCAAGAAGCAAGCATTATTAAGTG GCAAAAATCCATCTCCCATGTGGGACAGATTGGTATTCAATAAGATAAAGGCTAAGCTAGGAGGACGGGTTCGTTTTATGGCATCAGGTGCTTCACCCTTGTCTCCTGATGTCATGGAATTTTTAAAGAT ATGCTTTGGTGGTGAAGTAAGTGAAGGATATGGAATGACAGAGACTTCTTGTGTTATTAGTTCTGTGGATGGGGGTGACAACCTATATGGCCATGTTGGCTCTCCTAATCCAGCTTGCG aaataaaacttGTTGATGTACCAGAGATGAACTACATGTCTGAGGATCAACCCTATCCTCGTGGTGAAATCTGTGTCAGGGGTCCTATTATTTTCCAAGGCTATCACAAAGATGAAGTGCAGAC GAGAGAAGTGATCGATGAAGATGGATGGCTTCATACTGGAGATATCGGGCTGTGGTCACCAGGAGGTCGTCTGAAAATCATTGATAG GAAGAAGAACATTTTCAAGTTGGCACAAGGAGAGTATATAGCTCCAGAGAAAATTGAGAATGTTTATGCCAAGTGCAAGTTTGTTGCCCAGTGCTTTGTCCATG GTGACAGCCTAAATTCTTCTTTGGTAGCAATTGTCTCAGTTGACCCAGATGTCTTGAAAGCGTGGGCTGATTCTGAAGGCATTAAG TATCAAGATTTAGGGCAACTGTGCAATGACCCTAGAGCAAGGGCAGCTGTATTGGCTGATATGGATGCTGTTGGCAGGGAAGCTCAG TTGAGAGGTTTTGAATTTGTGAAAGCTGTGACACTGGTGCTTGAACCATTCACGATAGAGAATGGTCTGCTCACTCCAACATTTAAG ATCAAGAGACCTCAAGCAAAGGAATACTTTGCAAAAGAGATATCAACTATGTATTCGGAGCTCTCGACTTCTAATCCCGCCCCTTCAAAACTTTAA